The following proteins are encoded in a genomic region of Micrococcaceae bacterium Sec5.8:
- a CDS encoding phosphatase PAP2 family protein: MNTGTESWLTQRWGRWVVPYAALWATMLIGGVIVVVLALLSAEVYDNVVDDAGLANLDKPTLGMMEQFRSPGLDAFVTGFTNIGGGIGMPILASILTAWLIWASRTWRPLILIGGAAAVSVTATSVGKKLIGRARPDHADAVPPYESSPSFPSGHTLNTTVVIGLVVYLACLQITRTLARVGLIAAGAAFIFAMGMSRVYLGHHWMTDVIIGWVLGLAWVGIVILAHRLFHVLRHREQAGPAPTFDNEVHLRDGVPGDAAPKARNDAGARSPTGRPPAAG; the protein is encoded by the coding sequence GTGAACACCGGAACAGAGAGCTGGCTGACGCAACGCTGGGGCAGGTGGGTGGTGCCGTACGCGGCGCTGTGGGCCACGATGCTCATCGGAGGCGTGATAGTGGTGGTGCTGGCGTTGCTCAGCGCCGAGGTCTACGACAACGTCGTGGACGACGCCGGCCTGGCGAACCTGGACAAACCCACGCTGGGAATGATGGAGCAGTTCCGCAGCCCCGGACTCGACGCGTTTGTCACGGGCTTCACGAACATCGGCGGCGGGATCGGAATGCCCATCCTGGCCAGTATTCTCACCGCGTGGCTCATCTGGGCCAGCCGCACCTGGCGTCCGCTGATCCTGATTGGTGGCGCCGCCGCAGTCTCCGTGACGGCGACGTCCGTGGGCAAGAAACTGATCGGCAGGGCACGCCCGGATCACGCCGACGCGGTCCCGCCCTACGAATCCTCACCGTCGTTCCCGAGTGGCCACACGCTCAACACCACCGTGGTGATTGGCCTGGTGGTCTACCTCGCATGCCTGCAGATCACCCGCACCCTGGCCCGGGTGGGCCTGATCGCGGCAGGTGCGGCCTTCATTTTCGCGATGGGCATGAGCAGGGTCTATCTCGGCCACCATTGGATGACTGACGTCATCATCGGGTGGGTGCTGGGGCTGGCCTGGGTAGGGATCGTAATCCTCGCGCACCGGCTTTTCCACGTCCTGCGGCACCGGGAACAGGCCGGGCCCGCGCCCACCTTCGACAACGAGGTCCACCTGCGCGACGGCGTCCCCGGCGATGCTGCTCCCAAGGCCAGGAACGACGCCGGCGCCCGCAGTCCCACGGGCCGGCCCCCCGCCGCCGGATGA
- the upp gene encoding uracil phosphoribosyltransferase: protein MRTFVVDHPLVAHKLTVLRDKNTPSPVFRQLTEELVTLLAYEATREVRTEPVTIETPVSTTIGTAFTKPTPLVVPILRAGLGMLEGMTKLVPTAEVGFLGMARDEETLDIITYAERLPEDLTDRQIFVLDPMLATGGTLREAIKFLFKRGASDVTCICLLAAPEGLAKLEEELSDANVTIVLASIDEKLNEKSYIVPGLGDAGDRLYGVAG, encoded by the coding sequence ATGCGCACTTTCGTTGTGGACCATCCGCTGGTCGCCCATAAGCTCACCGTTCTCCGGGACAAGAACACCCCGTCTCCGGTGTTCCGCCAGCTCACCGAGGAGCTCGTCACGCTGCTGGCGTACGAGGCCACCCGCGAGGTTCGCACCGAACCGGTGACCATTGAGACGCCGGTCAGCACCACCATCGGCACGGCGTTCACCAAGCCCACGCCGCTGGTGGTCCCTATCCTGCGTGCCGGCCTCGGCATGCTCGAGGGCATGACCAAGCTGGTCCCCACCGCCGAGGTCGGGTTCCTCGGCATGGCCCGGGATGAAGAGACCCTGGACATCATCACGTACGCCGAGCGTCTGCCGGAGGACCTCACGGACCGGCAGATCTTTGTGCTGGACCCCATGCTGGCCACGGGCGGGACGTTGCGGGAGGCCATCAAGTTCCTCTTCAAACGCGGAGCCTCCGACGTCACCTGCATCTGCCTGCTGGCCGCCCCGGAGGGACTGGCGAAGCTGGAGGAAGAACTCTCGGACGCCAACGTCACGATCGTGCTCGCCTCCATCGACGAGAAGCTGAACGAGAAGTCTTATATCGTTCCGGGCCTGGGCGACGCCGGCGACCGGCTTTACGGCGTCGCTGGTTAG
- a CDS encoding glyoxalase superfamily protein — MDFKLELVFVPVSDVDRAKDFYVNKVGFNADFDERPSDGIRFVQLTPPGSACSIAIGEGLTDAPPGTAPSLQVVVSDIQQAHRQLKDAGVDVSDIDVQDWGHFVYFADPDGNKWALQFIPSRAGGQ; from the coding sequence ATGGATTTCAAACTTGAGCTGGTCTTTGTCCCCGTGTCCGATGTGGACCGCGCCAAGGATTTCTACGTCAACAAGGTGGGTTTCAACGCAGACTTCGACGAGCGGCCCTCGGACGGCATCCGTTTCGTTCAACTGACCCCGCCCGGCTCGGCGTGCTCGATCGCCATCGGAGAGGGCCTGACCGACGCGCCTCCCGGTACCGCCCCCAGCCTGCAGGTGGTGGTCAGCGACATCCAACAGGCCCACAGGCAATTGAAGGACGCCGGCGTGGACGTCAGTGACATTGATGTCCAGGACTGGGGACACTTCGTCTACTTCGCCGACCCCGACGGCAACAAGTGGGCGCTGCAGTTCATCCCCAGCCGTGCCGGCGGTCAATGA
- a CDS encoding HAMP domain-containing sensor histidine kinase — MPERFRPLRPSGLTWRNPSTWHLRTRLVLVTMALLVAICGAVGIVSYASMDSFLTKQLDNQLVQAADRTREFGRSGGRGDPLEARGQGIGTLNARIVDDSVRSAGFLAEDATPKSLTDEDDEVLLKLSTRRDPVNRTLSAGAYRLVAASTPDGDVIVTGLPLAEKQNTLASLVWTMVLVSAGGLVVIGLAGTALIRRTMKPLDQLSGVATQVSRLPLDAGEVGLAMRVPASAAHPGTEVGSVGHALNLMLDNVSSALEARQKSEMKVRQFVADASHELRTPLTAIRGYTELMRMTEHFTPDGEKSLARVQSQSERMTTLVEDLLLLARLDEGQPLKLSEVDLTQLAVETVSDEKVMAPDRIWHLELPEEPVVVRGDATQLHQVLANLLSNARKHTGPGTMVVTGVQRAADGSAVLTVTDNGPGIAPGFVDRIFARFTRADASRKNPLTGAAPPPGRKHLPHLPAHPPRAVPGSPAAAAATAASAEGTSGLGLSIVQSIVEAHGGTVSVTSVPGRTEFTVCLPPTSPPENTGHPGAGR; from the coding sequence GTGCCTGAACGTTTCCGCCCGCTGCGCCCCTCCGGGCTCACCTGGCGCAACCCGTCCACCTGGCATCTGCGCACCCGGCTTGTTCTTGTCACCATGGCCCTGCTCGTGGCCATTTGTGGTGCTGTCGGGATTGTCAGCTACGCCTCGATGGACTCGTTCCTGACCAAGCAACTCGACAACCAGCTGGTGCAGGCCGCCGACCGGACCCGCGAGTTTGGCCGCTCCGGCGGACGGGGGGATCCCCTGGAGGCGCGCGGCCAGGGGATCGGTACCCTGAACGCCAGGATCGTGGACGATTCGGTCCGCAGCGCCGGCTTCCTTGCCGAGGACGCCACCCCGAAGTCGCTCACCGATGAGGACGACGAGGTTCTTCTAAAGCTCTCCACCCGGCGCGATCCCGTGAACCGGACGCTCTCCGCCGGGGCCTACCGGCTGGTGGCGGCCAGCACCCCGGACGGCGACGTGATCGTCACCGGGCTGCCGCTCGCCGAGAAGCAGAACACGCTGGCGTCACTGGTCTGGACCATGGTTCTGGTCTCCGCTGGCGGTCTTGTGGTGATTGGACTGGCCGGCACCGCGCTGATCCGCCGCACCATGAAGCCTCTGGACCAGCTCTCCGGGGTGGCCACGCAGGTATCGCGTTTGCCGCTCGATGCCGGTGAAGTGGGCCTCGCCATGCGTGTGCCGGCCTCCGCGGCGCATCCCGGAACTGAGGTGGGCAGCGTCGGCCACGCCCTGAACCTGATGTTGGACAACGTGTCCAGCGCCCTCGAAGCCCGGCAGAAAAGTGAAATGAAGGTCCGGCAGTTCGTGGCGGATGCCTCCCATGAACTGCGCACTCCCCTGACCGCCATCCGTGGCTATACCGAACTGATGCGGATGACCGAGCACTTCACGCCCGACGGCGAAAAGTCCCTCGCCCGGGTGCAGAGCCAGTCCGAACGGATGACCACCCTGGTGGAGGACCTGCTGCTGCTGGCGCGCCTGGACGAGGGCCAACCGCTGAAGCTCAGCGAAGTGGATCTCACACAACTTGCCGTGGAGACGGTCAGTGACGAGAAAGTCATGGCCCCGGACCGCATCTGGCATCTGGAACTTCCGGAAGAGCCGGTGGTGGTCCGCGGGGACGCGACCCAGCTCCACCAGGTGCTGGCCAACCTGCTGTCCAACGCGCGTAAACACACCGGCCCGGGCACCATGGTGGTGACTGGAGTGCAGCGCGCCGCTGACGGGAGTGCCGTTCTGACCGTGACGGACAACGGCCCGGGGATCGCCCCAGGGTTCGTGGACCGCATCTTCGCACGGTTCACGCGGGCCGACGCGTCCCGGAAGAATCCGCTGACCGGTGCGGCGCCGCCACCCGGCCGGAAGCATCTCCCGCACCTCCCTGCCCACCCGCCCCGTGCAGTTCCGGGGTCCCCCGCGGCCGCCGCCGCTACGGCCGCATCGGCCGAGGGAACCAGCGGGCTGGGTTTGTCGATTGTGCAGTCGATTGTCGAGGCCCACGGCGGCACCGTCAGCGTGACCTCAGTGCCGGGCCGGACCGAGTTCACGGTATGCCTTCCGCCGACCTCTCCTCCGGAGAACACCGGCCACCCGGGAGCGGGCCGTTAG
- a CDS encoding response regulator transcription factor yields MATSHSMTNNLPQLTHPDGSPIRALVVDDEPSLSELMSMGLRMAGWSVAVAADGPEAMKLAKDFRPDVLVLDVMLPGFDGVELLGRIRAFAPEVPALFLTAKDAVQDRITGLAAGGDDYVTKPFSMEEVLLRLHRLVQRSGVAAMDTAELVVGDLVLNVDTREVKRAGAELHLTATQFELLRYLMENPKRVVSKAQILDRVWDYDFGGQANIVELYISYLRKKVDANHPPMIHTVRGAGYVLKPAD; encoded by the coding sequence ATGGCCACCTCGCACTCCATGACCAACAACCTCCCGCAGCTCACCCATCCGGACGGTTCCCCCATCCGAGCCCTGGTGGTGGACGATGAGCCGAGCCTCTCGGAGCTGATGAGCATGGGGCTGCGGATGGCGGGCTGGTCGGTGGCTGTCGCCGCCGACGGACCCGAGGCCATGAAGCTCGCCAAGGATTTCCGCCCCGACGTGCTGGTGCTCGATGTGATGCTTCCCGGCTTCGACGGCGTGGAGCTGCTGGGCAGGATCCGCGCCTTCGCTCCCGAGGTGCCGGCGTTGTTCCTGACCGCAAAGGACGCCGTCCAGGACCGCATTACCGGGCTGGCTGCCGGCGGGGACGACTACGTAACCAAGCCCTTCAGCATGGAAGAGGTGCTCCTGCGGCTGCACCGGCTGGTCCAGCGCTCCGGGGTGGCTGCCATGGACACCGCCGAACTTGTGGTCGGAGACCTCGTCCTGAACGTCGATACACGCGAAGTGAAGCGTGCGGGTGCGGAACTGCACCTTACGGCCACCCAGTTCGAGTTGCTGCGCTACCTCATGGAAAACCCGAAGCGCGTTGTCAGCAAGGCCCAGATCCTGGACCGGGTCTGGGACTACGACTTTGGCGGCCAGGCCAACATTGTGGAGCTGTACATCTCCTACCTGCGCAAGAAGGTCGATGCCAACCACCCGCCCATGATCCATACGGTCCGCGGCGCAGGCTACGTCCTCAAACCAGCGGACTGA
- a CDS encoding winged helix-turn-helix domain-containing protein gives MSVASGYVHISVRNASKAGQASGIRQGFGGRAPLAPAGSGNSFPASGFAPQGYNPTSYGQLRAVPPAPATAPTPVIAPGTGSPVRPVPSDNVARGFVLYMGIDEETAASAGTSIAKLAQEIRAYAQSLVSGAESYAAVAVAPASATGSALDVVRSTFGDPTVGARQRSDAARLQQPQDPRPSGVLIDLARREVALDGESLNLTFKEFELLNYLVENGTRTVGRDELLEGLWRNAEEVPNERTIDVHIRRLRSKLGRLANTVRTVRGQGYRFYEHPEVVVWAAPEYSI, from the coding sequence ATGTCAGTTGCATCCGGATACGTCCACATCTCCGTCCGAAACGCCAGCAAGGCCGGCCAGGCTTCCGGGATCCGCCAGGGCTTCGGCGGCCGGGCACCTTTGGCCCCTGCAGGGTCCGGCAACAGCTTTCCCGCGTCCGGCTTCGCGCCGCAGGGATACAACCCCACCTCCTACGGCCAGCTCCGCGCTGTTCCGCCGGCACCGGCCACGGCACCGACTCCTGTGATCGCTCCCGGGACCGGAAGCCCCGTCCGTCCCGTTCCGAGCGACAACGTTGCCCGCGGATTTGTGCTTTACATGGGGATCGATGAGGAAACCGCCGCGTCTGCCGGCACGTCCATCGCCAAGCTCGCCCAGGAGATCCGCGCCTACGCCCAGTCCCTGGTCTCCGGCGCTGAAAGCTATGCGGCCGTTGCCGTCGCCCCGGCCAGCGCAACCGGTTCCGCGCTCGACGTCGTCCGTTCCACCTTCGGTGACCCCACGGTGGGTGCCCGCCAGCGCTCGGACGCCGCCCGCCTGCAGCAGCCGCAGGACCCGCGTCCCTCCGGCGTGCTGATCGACCTTGCCCGCCGGGAAGTGGCACTCGACGGGGAATCCCTGAACCTCACTTTCAAGGAGTTCGAGCTCCTCAATTACCTCGTGGAGAACGGCACCCGGACCGTAGGCCGTGATGAACTGCTCGAAGGGCTGTGGCGGAACGCCGAAGAAGTCCCCAATGAGCGGACCATCGACGTCCACATCCGCCGTCTGCGCTCCAAGCTTGGCCGCCTCGCCAACACAGTCCGGACCGTTCGCGGCCAGGGCTACCGGTTCTACGAGCATCCTGAAGTTGTGGTCTGGGCCGCGCCGGAATACTCGATCTAA
- a CDS encoding histidine phosphatase family protein, which translates to MSAHHMRRLVIMRHAKADWPGGVADHDRPLEERGHRDAPQAGRWLLKHGVVPDFILCSSALRTRQTCTWVCHELGDKAPTPKLEHGLYAASASRMLTVINHVPDTVTTLLVISHMPGVQDLAMHLASRDSNHDAYMDAATRYPTSALTILETEKSWAELDGQEARLTRFKVPRAT; encoded by the coding sequence ATGAGCGCGCATCACATGAGACGGCTGGTGATCATGCGCCATGCCAAGGCGGACTGGCCCGGCGGCGTCGCCGACCACGACCGGCCGCTGGAAGAACGCGGCCACCGCGACGCCCCGCAAGCCGGCAGATGGCTGTTGAAGCATGGCGTGGTCCCCGATTTCATTCTTTGTTCCAGCGCCTTGCGCACGCGGCAGACGTGCACCTGGGTCTGCCACGAGCTCGGAGACAAGGCACCGACGCCGAAACTGGAGCACGGGCTTTATGCGGCCTCCGCGTCGCGGATGCTGACTGTTATTAACCACGTTCCGGACACCGTGACCACCCTCCTGGTCATCTCGCACATGCCCGGCGTGCAGGACCTTGCCATGCACCTGGCCTCCCGCGACTCCAACCATGATGCGTACATGGACGCCGCCACACGGTACCCCACCAGCGCGCTGACCATTCTGGAGACCGAGAAATCCTGGGCTGAACTGGACGGCCAGGAAGCGAGACTCACGCGTTTCAAGGTTCCACGGGCCACGTAG
- a CDS encoding TetR/AcrR family transcriptional regulator has product MSSPTDTTKKLRPARTNATKQKLFEASMDLLGERGVAGVTVDEIAAAAGVSKGTVYYNFGSKSDLIAQLLHHGVDILLARLLSVRDDSVDPLMAMDEMIGQAMDFMDEYPSFARLWVSENWRTASEWQDTFTELRGRLLTVVGAAIDAVAAVYPVDPAVSRGSLETAIFGACFGVGLDRQTYNPERTREQSLTAIMASMRGYVVK; this is encoded by the coding sequence ATGAGCAGCCCCACGGACACCACGAAGAAGCTCAGGCCGGCGCGCACCAACGCGACCAAGCAGAAGCTCTTTGAGGCCTCGATGGACCTGCTTGGCGAGCGCGGCGTGGCCGGCGTGACGGTCGATGAGATTGCCGCGGCGGCCGGGGTGTCCAAGGGCACGGTCTATTACAACTTCGGCAGCAAATCGGACCTGATCGCCCAGCTGCTGCACCATGGAGTGGACATCCTGTTGGCCCGGCTGCTGAGCGTCAGGGACGATTCGGTGGACCCGCTCATGGCGATGGACGAAATGATCGGACAGGCCATGGACTTCATGGACGAGTATCCGTCCTTCGCCCGGTTGTGGGTCAGCGAGAACTGGCGGACCGCCAGTGAATGGCAGGACACCTTCACCGAGCTCCGCGGACGACTGCTGACCGTAGTGGGAGCGGCGATTGACGCCGTCGCTGCCGTCTACCCCGTGGACCCTGCCGTGTCCCGGGGCAGTCTGGAGACCGCCATTTTCGGCGCGTGCTTCGGGGTGGGCCTGGATCGGCAGACCTACAACCCGGAGCGCACGCGGGAGCAAAGCCTTACGGCAATCATGGCATCCATGCGCGGCTACGTCGTGAAGTAG
- a CDS encoding YhgE/Pip family protein codes for MTVLRLARSELKRMTGGLLPKLTILALTMVPLLYGAVYLYANWDPYGKLNQIDAALVVEDTGATSADGTRLEAGRKVADSLVDAHTFNWQTVTDTAEADEGVSTGKYAFALKIPQDFSANLVSPGSFDAANQAMLNVTTNDANNYLLSTIVDKLTTAVHATVATEVGEETANQLLTGFGTIHSQMLKASDGARELADGVGSLHDGTVTLHQGTGELRNGTADLYNGQLKLRDGATSLSAGASKLGGGLTQLENKTATLPADSKTLADGAAQVAAGNAALNTKVQALAGQLTAAEQAAAQARRGLVVASNNRLVAAGTITPVQAEAILADFDATAASPAAAAGPAAALKTAAGQIQQLADGSAAVSAGAAKLAKATPALTTAIAQASTGADQLAAGAATLAAGQQSALEGAGKLSAGAQKLDDGAAQLESGAATAADGAGTLATELAKGAGQVPNPDDTQKNSIAKVIADPVAVSNVSQAKAGSYGAGLAPFFLTLALWIGIFMLVQAMRPVTQRALASNAPAWKIAVGGWLPFLAVSAVQASLLTLVVDVGLGLNPAHPWLMWFLMLAAAMAFSAIIQGVVALLGTPGKLVVLILLVLQLVSSGGTFPWQTTPEPLHVVHQILPMGYVVNGMRHLIYGADLAVILPTVLGLLGYTLLGTAMSTLAVRKHKFWTLKSLKPEIAV; via the coding sequence GTGACTGTGCTGCGGCTTGCCCGCTCTGAACTCAAACGCATGACCGGCGGCCTGCTGCCCAAGCTCACCATTCTGGCGCTGACCATGGTCCCCCTGCTCTATGGCGCCGTGTACCTGTACGCCAACTGGGATCCTTACGGAAAGCTGAACCAGATCGACGCGGCCCTGGTGGTGGAGGACACAGGCGCCACATCCGCCGACGGCACCCGGCTCGAAGCCGGACGGAAAGTCGCCGACAGCCTCGTGGACGCACACACCTTCAACTGGCAGACAGTTACTGACACCGCAGAAGCGGACGAGGGAGTGAGCACGGGCAAGTACGCGTTCGCGTTGAAGATCCCCCAGGACTTCTCGGCAAACCTCGTCTCCCCCGGCAGCTTCGACGCCGCCAACCAGGCCATGCTCAATGTCACCACCAATGACGCGAACAACTACCTGCTGAGCACCATTGTGGACAAACTCACCACCGCCGTGCACGCCACCGTGGCCACCGAGGTGGGTGAGGAAACCGCCAACCAGCTCCTTACCGGATTCGGAACCATCCACTCCCAGATGCTCAAAGCCTCCGACGGAGCCAGGGAGCTCGCCGACGGCGTCGGGAGCCTCCACGACGGGACCGTCACCCTTCACCAGGGCACCGGCGAACTCAGGAACGGCACCGCCGATCTCTACAACGGCCAGCTCAAGCTCCGGGACGGTGCCACCTCCCTCAGTGCGGGAGCCAGCAAACTCGGGGGCGGCCTGACCCAGCTTGAGAACAAAACCGCCACCCTGCCGGCTGATTCGAAGACGCTCGCGGACGGCGCAGCGCAAGTCGCGGCAGGCAACGCCGCGCTCAACACCAAGGTGCAGGCCCTCGCCGGCCAGCTCACCGCGGCCGAACAGGCCGCTGCCCAGGCACGGCGCGGCCTGGTGGTCGCCTCCAACAACCGGCTCGTCGCCGCCGGGACCATCACCCCGGTCCAGGCGGAGGCGATCCTCGCGGACTTCGATGCAACTGCTGCCTCGCCCGCGGCCGCCGCGGGTCCCGCCGCTGCGTTGAAGACCGCGGCGGGCCAGATCCAGCAGCTGGCCGACGGTTCCGCCGCCGTCAGTGCCGGAGCTGCCAAACTTGCTAAAGCCACCCCCGCCCTCACCACTGCCATCGCCCAGGCCTCCACCGGCGCGGACCAGCTGGCCGCCGGGGCCGCCACTCTCGCCGCCGGGCAGCAGAGCGCCCTCGAGGGCGCCGGGAAACTCTCCGCCGGCGCGCAGAAGCTCGACGACGGCGCGGCCCAGCTGGAGAGCGGCGCGGCAACAGCCGCCGACGGCGCCGGAACGCTGGCAACCGAGCTCGCCAAGGGCGCCGGCCAGGTCCCCAACCCCGATGACACCCAGAAGAACAGCATCGCCAAGGTGATCGCCGATCCGGTCGCCGTCAGCAACGTCTCGCAAGCCAAGGCCGGCTCCTACGGCGCGGGCCTGGCTCCGTTCTTCCTCACCCTGGCCCTGTGGATCGGCATCTTCATGCTGGTCCAGGCGATGCGGCCCGTCACCCAGCGGGCCCTGGCCTCGAACGCCCCGGCGTGGAAAATCGCCGTCGGCGGCTGGCTTCCCTTCCTGGCCGTCTCGGCCGTCCAGGCAAGCCTGCTCACCCTGGTGGTCGATGTGGGACTGGGCCTGAACCCTGCCCACCCCTGGCTCATGTGGTTCCTGATGCTGGCCGCTGCGATGGCGTTCAGCGCGATCATTCAGGGCGTCGTGGCACTGCTTGGTACACCCGGCAAACTCGTGGTGCTCATCCTGCTGGTGCTGCAGCTGGTCTCCTCCGGCGGCACCTTCCCCTGGCAGACCACGCCGGAGCCGCTGCACGTGGTGCACCAGATCCTTCCGATGGGATACGTGGTCAACGGCATGCGGCACCTGATCTACGGAGCCGACCTCGCCGTCATCCTGCCCACCGTGCTGGGTTTGCTTGGCTACACCTTGCTGGGCACAGCCATGTCAACCCTCGCCGTCCGGAAACACAAGTTCTGGACCCTCAAGTCCCTGAAGCCGGAGATCGCCGTATGA
- a CDS encoding ABC transporter ATP-binding protein, translating into MLRVQQLSVDGRRDELLPATSLQVRRGELLLVTGKRQDQRTTLALALSGRFKPAGGHFEWDGTRWNGSTKIKTLRQASAVVDSPGVNEPEQHLSVRDLVTEDLALVPRRYRGSLLSKPWLKINRFEDIADLWTEQLPAARRIELLTALALANPNTDLLVVDSPDRHGDPNDWLPRLQELAYDAGRPLAVVATVLHLPDGWTGPAAEIGNAAAPADTAPGSEPEPEPEPEPLEAPTTSETEDTK; encoded by the coding sequence GTGCTCCGCGTGCAACAGCTCTCCGTGGACGGCAGACGCGATGAACTCCTGCCGGCCACCTCCCTTCAGGTCCGGCGCGGGGAACTCCTGCTCGTCACCGGCAAGCGCCAGGACCAGCGCACCACACTGGCGCTGGCTCTCAGCGGACGGTTCAAACCCGCCGGCGGTCACTTCGAGTGGGACGGCACCCGGTGGAACGGAAGCACCAAAATCAAGACGCTGCGGCAGGCGAGCGCCGTCGTCGACTCCCCCGGGGTGAACGAACCCGAGCAACACCTCAGCGTCCGTGACCTCGTCACTGAAGACCTTGCCCTGGTCCCGCGCCGCTACCGGGGGTCACTGCTCAGCAAGCCGTGGCTCAAGATCAACCGGTTCGAGGACATCGCGGACCTCTGGACCGAGCAGCTTCCGGCGGCCCGCCGGATAGAACTGCTCACCGCCCTCGCCCTCGCGAACCCCAACACGGACTTGCTCGTGGTGGATTCCCCGGACCGCCACGGCGATCCCAACGACTGGTTGCCGCGGCTCCAGGAACTGGCGTACGACGCCGGGCGCCCGCTCGCCGTCGTCGCCACCGTTCTGCATCTCCCCGACGGCTGGACCGGACCGGCAGCAGAAATCGGCAACGCGGCCGCTCCCGCCGACACCGCCCCCGGATCCGAACCCGAACCCGAACCCGAACCCGAACCCCTCGAAGCTCCCACCACCTCCGAAACTGAGGACACAAAGTGA
- a CDS encoding NAD(P)/FAD-dependent oxidoreductase: MTAQVKREFDVIVIGAGAVGENVADRAVQGGLTAVLVEAELVGGECSYWACMPSKALLRPGTALHGAQTVPGAKEAITQTLDTAAVLKRRDYFTSNWQDDSQVTWVEDTGIELIRGHGWITGTREVEVAGLDGNSYALTARHAVVVATGSAPTVPPVDGLSDVDYWTTREATSAQAIPDRLAVLGGGVAGTELAQAFARLGSTVTVVARGGLLGAFPEEASALVAAGLRADGVSLRLHTGTTGVRGNKDGSLTLELEGGSTVTADKLLVTTGRHPALEGLGLERVGLTAPEGRHLRLSTDATGLVAEVPGNDADPWLYAAGDAAGKVMLTHQGKYEARTTGDAITARAKGELGATAAPWSRYARTADDHAVPSVVFTDPELANVGRTVQQAEKDGYKVSSVELPIQVAGSSLHAERYEGWAQLVVDEDRKVLLGATFAGPDVAELLHAATIAVVGEVPLDRLWHAVPAYPTISEVWLRLLEEYGL, from the coding sequence ATGACGGCACAGGTGAAACGGGAATTTGATGTCATCGTGATCGGTGCGGGCGCCGTGGGCGAGAACGTGGCGGACCGCGCGGTGCAAGGCGGACTGACCGCGGTGCTGGTCGAAGCCGAACTTGTCGGCGGCGAATGCTCCTACTGGGCCTGCATGCCATCCAAAGCGCTGCTGCGCCCGGGCACCGCCCTGCACGGCGCCCAGACGGTGCCCGGCGCCAAGGAGGCCATTACCCAGACCCTGGACACAGCCGCCGTCCTGAAGCGCCGCGACTACTTCACCTCCAACTGGCAGGACGACAGCCAGGTCACCTGGGTCGAGGACACGGGGATCGAACTCATCCGGGGCCACGGCTGGATTACCGGCACGCGGGAAGTTGAAGTTGCGGGGCTGGACGGCAACAGTTACGCGCTCACGGCACGGCACGCCGTCGTGGTGGCCACCGGGTCCGCACCCACGGTGCCGCCCGTTGACGGCCTGTCCGACGTCGACTACTGGACCACACGGGAAGCGACCTCCGCGCAAGCCATTCCGGACAGACTGGCGGTCCTTGGCGGGGGCGTGGCCGGCACGGAGCTTGCCCAGGCCTTCGCCCGGCTGGGCTCCACGGTCACGGTGGTTGCCCGCGGCGGCCTGCTGGGCGCCTTTCCGGAGGAGGCCAGTGCACTGGTGGCGGCCGGTCTGCGGGCGGACGGGGTCAGTCTCCGTCTTCACACCGGAACCACGGGCGTCCGCGGGAACAAGGATGGCTCCCTCACCCTTGAGCTGGAGGGCGGCAGCACCGTGACGGCGGATAAGCTCCTGGTCACCACCGGCCGGCACCCAGCCCTGGAAGGACTTGGGCTGGAACGTGTCGGCCTCACGGCCCCGGAGGGCCGGCACCTGCGGCTCAGCACGGACGCCACCGGCCTGGTGGCGGAGGTTCCCGGGAACGACGCCGACCCGTGGCTGTACGCTGCCGGCGACGCCGCCGGGAAAGTCATGCTGACCCATCAGGGCAAGTACGAGGCCCGCACCACTGGAGATGCGATCACCGCCCGGGCCAAGGGCGAACTGGGCGCGACGGCGGCACCGTGGAGCCGGTATGCCCGGACAGCTGATGACCACGCGGTGCCCAGCGTCGTGTTCACGGATCCGGAACTGGCGAACGTGGGCCGGACGGTGCAGCAGGCGGAAAAGGATGGCTACAAGGTGTCCTCCGTGGAGCTGCCCATCCAGGTGGCCGGATCCTCGCTGCACGCCGAACGGTACGAGGGGTGGGCGCAACTGGTGGTTGACGAGGACCGGAAGGTCCTGCTGGGCGCCACCTTTGCCGGCCCGGATGTGGCCGAACTTTTGCACGCCGCAACCATTGCCGTCGTCGGAGAGGTCCCGCTTGACCGGTTATGGCACGCCGTGCCGGCCTACCCGACCATCAGTGAAGTCTGGCTGCGGCTCCTTGAGGAATACGGGCTCTGA